One window of the Enterobacter huaxiensis genome contains the following:
- the proV gene encoding glycine betaine/L-proline ABC transporter ATP-binding protein ProV: MAIKLEVKNLYKVFGEHPQRAFKYIEKGLSKEQILEKTGLSLGVKDASLAIEEGEIFVIMGLSGSGKSTMVRLLNRLIEPTRGQVLIDGVDIAKISDAELREVRRKKIAMVFQSFALMPHMTVLDNTAFGMELAGVPAQERHEKALDALRQVGLENYAHGYPDELSGGMRQRVGLARALAINPDILLMDEAFSALDPLIRTEMQDELVKLQAKHQRTVVFISHDLDEAMRIGDRIAIMQNGEVVQVGTPDEILNNPANDYVRTFFRGVDISQVFSAKDIARRTPNGIIRKTPGFGPRSALKLLQDEDREYGYLVERGNKFVGIVSIDSLKTALGENQGIDAALIDAPLAVDAETPLSELLSHVGQAPCAVPVVGEEQQYVGIISKRMLLQALDREGANNDRSI; this comes from the coding sequence ATGGCAATTAAATTAGAAGTGAAAAATCTTTATAAAGTATTTGGCGAGCATCCACAGCGCGCGTTCAAATATATCGAAAAAGGACTTTCGAAAGAGCAAATTCTGGAAAAAACAGGGCTATCGCTTGGCGTTAAAGACGCCAGTCTGGCCATTGAAGAAGGCGAGATTTTCGTCATCATGGGGTTATCCGGCTCGGGTAAATCCACTATGGTTCGCCTTCTCAATCGCCTGATTGAACCCACCCGCGGACAGGTGCTGATTGACGGCGTGGATATCGCCAAAATATCAGACGCAGAGCTTCGCGAGGTGCGCAGAAAGAAGATTGCGATGGTGTTCCAGTCATTCGCACTGATGCCGCACATGACGGTGCTGGATAATACCGCCTTTGGTATGGAATTAGCGGGCGTGCCTGCTCAGGAACGTCATGAAAAAGCGCTCGACGCGCTGCGTCAGGTTGGGCTTGAAAATTACGCCCACGGTTATCCGGATGAACTTTCTGGCGGCATGCGTCAGCGCGTGGGATTAGCCCGCGCATTAGCGATTAACCCGGACATTTTATTAATGGATGAAGCCTTCTCGGCCCTCGATCCGTTAATTCGCACAGAGATGCAGGATGAGCTGGTAAAATTACAGGCCAAACATCAGCGCACCGTTGTCTTTATTTCCCACGATCTGGATGAAGCCATGCGCATTGGCGACCGTATTGCCATTATGCAAAATGGTGAAGTGGTGCAGGTCGGGACGCCGGATGAAATATTGAATAATCCGGCGAATGATTATGTCCGCACCTTCTTCCGCGGCGTGGATATTAGCCAGGTCTTTAGCGCCAAGGATATTGCCCGTCGAACCCCGAACGGCATTATCCGTAAAACGCCAGGCTTCGGCCCGCGCTCCGCGCTTAAGCTGCTGCAGGATGAAGACCGCGAATACGGTTATCTGGTTGAACGCGGCAATAAATTTGTTGGCATTGTCTCCATCGACTCCCTGAAAACCGCCCTTGGCGAGAACCAGGGCATCGATGCGGCGTTAATCGACGCTCCGCTTGCCGTGGACGCCGAAACGCCGCTCAGCGAGTTGCTTTCTCACGTGGGCCAGGCACCCTGTGCCGTGCCGGTAGTCGGTGAAGAACAACAATATGTCGGCATCATCTCAAAACGGATGCTGCTGCAGGCTTTAGATCGCGAGGGGGCAAACAATGACCGATCAATCTAA
- the nrdF gene encoding class 1b ribonucleoside-diphosphate reductase subunit beta, translating into MKLSRVSAVNWNKIQDDKDLEVWNRLTSNFWLPEKMPLSNDIPAWQTLSHAEQQLTIRVFTGLTLLDTIQNTVGAPALMHDALTPHEEAVMSNISFMEAVHARSYSSIFSTLCQTKDVDAAYTWSEESASLQRKADLVLEYYRADEPLKKKIASVFLESFLFYSGFWLPMYWSSRGKLTNTADLIRLIIKDEAVHGYYIGYKYQKGLEKVSEAKREELKGFALDLLMDLYDNELRYTEELYAGSGWEEDVKAFLCYNANKALMNLGYEALFPPEMAEVNPAILAALSPNADENHDFFSGSGSSYVMGKAVETEDEDWDF; encoded by the coding sequence ATGAAACTGTCACGCGTGAGTGCCGTTAACTGGAACAAAATTCAGGACGATAAAGACCTGGAGGTGTGGAACCGCCTGACCAGCAACTTCTGGCTACCGGAGAAGATGCCGCTTTCAAACGATATTCCGGCCTGGCAAACGCTGAGTCACGCCGAACAGCAGCTGACGATCCGCGTTTTTACCGGCCTGACGCTGCTGGATACTATTCAAAACACGGTCGGCGCCCCCGCGCTGATGCATGACGCGCTGACGCCGCACGAAGAGGCGGTGATGTCGAATATCAGCTTTATGGAGGCGGTGCATGCCCGCTCCTACAGCTCGATTTTCTCGACGCTGTGCCAGACCAAAGACGTGGATGCGGCCTACACCTGGAGCGAAGAGAGCGCGTCGCTGCAGCGAAAGGCAGACCTTGTGCTGGAATACTATCGGGCCGACGAGCCGCTGAAGAAAAAGATCGCCAGCGTGTTTCTGGAATCTTTCCTCTTCTATTCCGGCTTCTGGCTGCCCATGTACTGGTCCAGCCGGGGCAAGCTCACCAATACCGCCGACTTGATTCGTCTCATCATCAAGGATGAAGCAGTGCACGGGTATTACATCGGCTATAAGTACCAGAAAGGGCTGGAGAAAGTCAGCGAGGCGAAGCGTGAAGAACTGAAAGGCTTCGCCCTCGATTTGCTGATGGATCTGTACGACAACGAGCTGCGCTATACCGAGGAACTTTACGCCGGCAGCGGCTGGGAAGAGGACGTGAAGGCTTTCCTCTGCTACAACGCCAACAAGGCGCTGATGAACCTTGGCTATGAGGCGCTGTTCCCGCCTGAAATGGCGGAGGTAAATCCGGCCATTCTGGCGGCGCTGTCGCCGAATGCCGACGAAAATCATGACTTCTTCTCGGGGTCTGGCTCGTCCTACGTGATGGGTAAAGCGGTGGAGACGGAAGATGAGGACTGGGATTTTTAA